From Daucus carota subsp. sativus chromosome 6, DH1 v3.0, whole genome shotgun sequence, the proteins below share one genomic window:
- the LOC108224253 gene encoding uncharacterized protein LOC108224253: MARNSAIYIGLLVIACCSNVMGLPGYVKYKDSKLPISVRIEDLMSRMSLEEKIGQMTQIERTLASTEVMNKYFIGSVLSEGGSVPGVRASAEAWVNMVNEIQKGALSTPLAIPMIYGIDAVHGHNTAFGATIFPHNIGLGATRDPELVKNIGAATALEVRATGISYAFAPCIAVCRDPRWGRCYESYSEDTNLVRAMTEIIPGLQGDIPAYSQKGFPFVSGKNKIASCAKHFVGDGGTNKGINENNTLISENGLLRIHMAPYFDAVKKGVATIMISYSSWNGVKMHANRYLITDILKNTLNFKGFVISDYQGIDRITTPSHANYTFSIESGINAGIDMIMVPKAYEEFIDGLSSLVRNKFVPMTRINDAVERILRVKFVMGLFEDPWADLSMAKYLGSKEHKELAREAVRKSLVLLKNGKSADQPLLPLPKKVPKILVVGKHANNIGYQCGGWTIDWQGQDGNITVGTTILNAIESTVDKKTEVVYQENPEADLFKANTFSYAIVVVGEAPYAETFGDSLNLTIPEPGPSIISNVCGSVKCIVVLFTGRPVVIQPYLANIDALVAAWLPGTEGQGIADVLFGDYGFTGKLPQTWFKTVDQLPMNVGDSHYDPLFPFGFGLAT, encoded by the exons ATGGCAAGAAATTCTGCAATTTATATAGGCCTTCTGGTGATTGCATGTTGTTCCAATGTCATGGGACTGCCAGGCTACGTTAAATATAAAGATTCGAAGCTGCCAATAAGTGTTCGGATTGAGGATCTTATGAGCCGGATGAGCTTAGAAGAAAAAATAGGCCAAATGACACAGATTGAACGAACTCTGGCATCGACAGAGGTCATGAACAAGTACTTCATTg GGAGTGTGCTGAGTGAAGGAGGGAGTGTTCCTGGAGTAAGAGCATCTGCTGAGGCTTGGGTCAACATGGTGAATGAAATCCAGAAGGGCGCGCTCTCAACCCCCCTCGCGATTCCAATGATTTATGGCATTGATGCTGTTCATGGTCACAACACTGCATTCGGGGCTACCATTTTTCCTCACAACATTGGTTTAGGGGCTACAAG GGACCCGGAATTGGTCAAGAATATCGGGGCTGCAACTGCTCTTGAAGTCAGAGCTACAGGCATTTCTTATGCTTTTGCACCCTGTATCGCG GTTTGTAGAGATCCAAGATGGGGCCGCTGTTATGAAAGCTATAGTGAAGATACCAATCTTGTTAGAGCAATGACCGAGATCATACCAGGTTTACAGGGGGACATCCCTGCTTATTCACAAAAGGGCTTTCCCTTTGTTTCAGGAAA GAATAAAATTGCGTCATGTGCCAAGCACTTTGTGGGTGATGGGGGAACCAACAAAGGCATTAACGAAAACAATACTTTGATAAGTGAGAATGGATTGCTCAGAATTCATATGGCCCCTTACTTTGATGCTGTCAAAAAGGGTGTAGCAACAATCATGATCTCCTATTCAAGCTGGAATGGAGTAAAGATGCATGCTAACCGTTATCTCATCACTGATATTCTCAAGAATACCTTAAATTTCAAA GGATTCGTCATCTCAGATTATCAAGGCATTGACAGGATAACTACACCATCTCACGCCAATTACACATTTTCAATTGAGTCTGGAATTAATGCTGGTATAGATATG ATCATGGTGCCAAAAGCGTACGAGGAATTCATTGATGGTCTATCTTCTCTGGTAAGGAATAAGTTTGTCCCAATGACCCGAATCAATGATGCAGTTGAAAGGATTTTACGAGTTAAGTTCGTTATGGGTCTATTTGAGGACCCATGGGCTGATCTCAGCATGGCCAAGTACCTAGGAAGTAAG GAACATAAAGAACTGGCACGAGAGGCTGTACGAAAATCACTTGTTCTTCTAAAGAATGGGAAATCTGCAGACCAGCCATTGTTACCCCTGCCTAAAAAGGTGCCAAAAATACTTGTAGTCGGAAAGCATGCCAACAATATAGGATATCAGTGTGGTGGCTGGACAATTGATTGGCAAGGGCAAGATGGCAATATCACAGTTG GTACCACAATCCTCAATGCCATAGAAAGTACAGTTGACAAAAAGACTGAAGTTGTGTATCAAGAAAATCCTGAAGCAGACTTGTTCAAGGCTAATACATTTTCTTATGCCATTGTAGTCGTGGGAGAGGCCCCATATGCAGAGACCTTTGGAGATAGTTTAAATCTAACAATTCCCGAGCCTGGTCCTAGCATTATAAGCAATGTTTGCGGATCAGTAAAATGTATTGTTGTCCTCTTCACTGGCCGTCCTGTTGTGATTCAACCATATTTAGCTAACATCGACGCCCTGGTAGCTGCTTGGCTTCCCGGGACAGAAGGACAGGGCATTGCAGATGTTTTGTTTGGGGACTATGGTTTTACAGGAAAGCTTCCCCAGACCTGGTTCAAGACAGTTGATCAGCTGCCAATGAATGTAGGGGACTCACATTATGACCCACTGTTCCCATTTGGATTTGGCCTTGCTACATAA
- the LOC108227552 gene encoding uncharacterized protein LOC108227552 isoform X1: MEEIVVLHGSKQNSQFSVRKYLPSGSTKDPWLVVREGSVADVDASLALLKKNGGNINTRNAFGLTLLHIATWRNHVPIVRRLLEAGADPNARDGESGWTSLHRALHFGYLAVASVLLQEGASITSEDFKSRTPVDLLSGPVLQTLGNEENSVATELFSWGSGVNYQLGTGNAHIQKLPCKVDSLHGSFIKLVSAAKFHSVAVSAKGEVYTWGYGRGGRLGHPDFDIHSGQAAVITPRKVTSGLGSRRVKAIAAAKHHTVVATEGGEVFTWGSNREGQLGYTSVDSQATPRRVSSLKSKIVAVAAANKHTAVVSESGEVFTWGCNKDGQLGYGTSNSGWNYTPRVVEYLKGKVFVGVAAAKYHTIVLGVDGEVFTWGHRLVTPRRVVIARNIKKIGSTPLKFHRKERLHVVSIAAGMVHSMALTDDGAVFCWLSSDPNLRCRQLYSLCGRTMVSISAGKYWTAAVTATGDVYRWDGKDGKDEQPVATRLHGAKKASSVSVGETHLLFISSLYHPTYPPSVLHHSQNLKLKVDDELEELEVNFVYDDAETDNALFTIQEENTGTLPVPSLKSLCEKVAAEFLVEPHSAIQLLEIADSLGADDLRKHCEDIVIRNLDYILTVSTHAVATASLDILASLEKSRDLKSSELWSYRRLPTPTATFPAVINSEEEDNEDGFIRTSDNHNKLLTSMKDKYQRLDNFLHPDEDVNQGICRQVRALRKKLQQIEILEEKQANGFHLDNQQIAKIQTRSSLESSLAELGSPVSSITTKAASPINSDGKANKKVEASRKQRRKSKHKVTEAEVMSGNDEIHVEANPVKGFSPLDISWLKQKEDAVLEVSVTKQVNNEESFIQKGFDNMPSKISSPAASKKKKKKGGLSMFLSGALDDSPKVAVPSPPTPKVEGPAWGGNKISKGRTSLRDIQDEQSKTMEYKTTRNKDQVDEHSKTKEYKPFRNKDQVEDPLDGKSGGKVLLSSFLPSTPIPMVSPGAASQVPDGERGTPPWASSGTPPLMSRPSLRDIQWQQHGKQQQSLAHSPKTRTTGFSVNTSPTCPSDSAVSNKWFKPEVDVPSSIRSIQIEERAMKDLKRFYSNVKLVKNQS; this comes from the exons ATGGAGGAAATTGTGGTCCTGCATGGTTCAAAACAGAACTCACAGTTCTCTGTCCGTAAATACTTGCCAAGCGGGTCCACCAAAGATCCTTGGCTTGTTGTCCGTGAAGGGTCGGTGGCTGATGTAGATGCCTCATTAGCACTACTGAAAAAGAATGGGGGAAATATCAACACAAGGAATGCGTTTGGTCTAACCCTTCTTCATATTGCGACTTGGAGAAATCATGTTCCAATAGTGAGGAGGCTACTTGAGGCTGGCGCAGACCCTAATGCTAGG GATGGAGAATCGGGATGGACAAGCCTTCATCGAGCTCTGCATTTTGGTTATCTTGCAGTGGCGAGTGTCCTTCTCCAGGAGGGTGCATCTATCACATCGGAAGACTTCAAATCTCGTACACCTGTTGATCTTCTCTCTGGTCCTGTGCTGCAGACTTTAGGAAATGAAGAGAATTCAG TAGCTACAGAATTGTTTAGCTGGGGAAGTGGTGTTAATTATCAACTTGGAACTGGAAACGCACATATTCAGAAGTTGCCATGTAAAGTTGATTCACTTCATGGTTCTTTTATTAAATTAGTTTCTGCTGCAAAGTTTCATAGTGTAGCAGTTAGTGCTAAAGGGGAAGTTTATACTTGGGGGTATGGAAGAGGAGGGCGGCTTGGGCATCCGGATTTTGATATCCACAg CGGTCAAGCTGCTGTTATTACTCCCCGGAAAGTGACTTCTGGTTTAGGGTCCCGTCGAGTTAAGGCAATTGCAGCAGCTAAACATCACACTGTTGTTGCAACAGAGGGTGGCGAGGTGTTCACTTGGGGTTCCAATAGAG AGGGTCAACTTGGTTATACATCGGTGGATAGCCAAGCCACGCCTCGGAGAGTTAGTTCCTTAAAGTCAAAGATAGTTGCTGTTGCAGCAGCAAACAAACATACTGCTGTGGTTTCTGAGTCTGGTGAGGTCTTTACATGGGGCTGCAATAAAGATGGCCAACTTGGATATGGAACTTCCAATTCTGGCTGGAATTACACTCCAAGAGTGGTTGAATACTTGAAAGGAAAAGTTTTTGTTGGAGTTGCAGCAGCTAAATATCACACAATTGTTTTGGGAGTTGATGGAGAG GTGTTCACTTGGGGTCATCGACTTGTTACTCCTAGGCGTGTAGTGATAGCTAGAAATATCAAAAAGATAGGGAGCACACCATTAAAGTTTCATCGCAAGGAACGGCTTCATGTAGTTTCTATAGCTGCTGGGATGGTACATAGCATGGCTCTTACAGATGATGGTGCAGTATTTTGTTGGTTGTCATCAGATCCTAATCTACGATGTCGACAG CTCTATTCGCTTTGTGGAAGGACTATGGTCAGTATATCTGCCGGGAAGTATTGGACTGCCGCGGTAACTGCTACTGGTGATGTATATAGGTGGGATGGCAAGGATGGGAAGGATGAGCAACCTGTAGCAACGCGGTTACATGGTGCAAAAAAAGCATCTTCAGTTTCTGTCGGCGAGACGCATCTTTTATTTATCAGTTCTCTCTATCATCCTACTTACCCTCCCAGTGTTCTCCATCATTCTCAAAATCTCAAACTAAAGGTTGACGATGAATTGGAAGAATTAGAGgtaaattttgtttatgatgATGCGGAAACCGATAATGCCCTATTTACCATACAAGAGGAGAACACGGGAACCTTACCTGTTCCGAGTTTGAAAAGCCTATGTGAGAAAGTGGCAGCAGAGTTTTTGGTGGAGCCGCATAGTGCAATCCAACTTCTTGAGATCGCAGATTCGCTTGGAGCAGATGATCTGAGGAAGCACTGTGAG GATATTGTAATCCGCAACCTTGATTATATACTCACGGTCTCAACACATGCTGTTGCTACTGCTTCATTAGATATCTTAGCTTCCCTTGAGAAATCACGGGATTTAAAGTCATCAGAATTATGGAGTTACCGGCGGCTACCAACACCCACAGCTACTTTTCCTGCTGTAATCAACAGTGAGGAAGAGGATAATGAGGATGGTTTTATAAGGACTTCCGACAACCACAACAAATTGTTAACCTCGATGAAAGATAAATACCAGAGACTAGACAACTTTCTTCATCCCGATGAAGATGTAAATCAAGGCATTTGTCGACAAGTACGAGCTCTGAGAAAGAAGTTGCAGCAGATTGAAATCCTTGAGGAGAAGCAGGCAAATGGATTTCACCTGGATAACCAGCAGATTGCGAAGATCCAAACAAGGTCTTCATTGGAGAGCTCACTTGCTGAACTTGGTTCACCAGTTAGTAGTATCACAACAAAAGCAGCATCTCCAATCAACTCAGATGGGAAAGCCAATAAAAAGGTGGAGGCATCTAGAAAACAAAGGAGGAAAAGTAAACATAAGGTAACAGAGGCGGAGGTGATGTCTGGCAATGATGAGATCCATGTTGAAGCGAATCCTGTCAAGGGTTTCTCCCCTCTTGATATATCTTGGTTGAAACAGAAG GAGGATGCCGTGCTTGAAGTAAGTGTCACTAAGCAAGTCAATAACGAAGAAAGCTTCATTCAAAAAGGTTTTGATAATATGCCAAGTAAAATTTCTTCACCTGCCgcttcaaaaaagaaaaagaagaagggtGGCCTTTCAATGTTTCTAAGTGGAGCTCTTGATGATTCTCCCAAAGTTGCGGTTCCTTCACCACCAACTCCCAAAGTTGAGGGCCCTGCGTGGGGCGGTAATAAAATATCAAAGGGGCGCACCTCTCTTCGTGATATACAGGATGAACAGAGTAAAACTATGGAATATAAGACTACTAGGAACAAAGATCAAGTAGATGAACATAGTAAAACTAAGGAATATAAGCCTTTTAGGAACAAAGATCAAGTAGAGGATCCTTTGGATGGTAAAAGTGGGGGAAAAGTGTTACTGAGCTCATTCTTGCCTTCCACTCCGATACCTATGGTTTCCCCTGGTGCAGCATCTCAGGTACCTGACGGTGAAAGAGGAACCCCTCCTTGGGCTTCTTCGGGGACCCCACCTCTTATGTCTCGCCCATCTCTGAGGGACATCCAATGGCAACAG caTGGAAAACAACAGCAAAGTCTGGCCCACAGTCCAAAGACAAGAACTACTGGGTTTTCGGTAAATACTAGCCCAACATGCCCATCAGATTCCGCAGTTTCTAATAAGTGGTTCAAGCCAGAGGTTGATGTACCCTCATCGATCCGCTCAATTCAAATCGAAGAGAGGGCTATGAAAGACCTTAAACGCTTCTACAGCAATGTCAAACTTGTTAAGAACCAGTCTTGA
- the LOC108227552 gene encoding uncharacterized protein LOC108227552 isoform X2, translating to MEEIVVLHGSKQNSQFSVRKYLPSGSTKDPWLVVREGSVADVDASLALLKKNGGNINTRNAFGLTLLHIATWRNHVPIVRRLLEAGADPNARDGESGWTSLHRALHFGYLAVASVLLQEGASITSEDFKSRTPVDLLSGPVLQTLGNEENSATELFSWGSGVNYQLGTGNAHIQKLPCKVDSLHGSFIKLVSAAKFHSVAVSAKGEVYTWGYGRGGRLGHPDFDIHSGQAAVITPRKVTSGLGSRRVKAIAAAKHHTVVATEGGEVFTWGSNREGQLGYTSVDSQATPRRVSSLKSKIVAVAAANKHTAVVSESGEVFTWGCNKDGQLGYGTSNSGWNYTPRVVEYLKGKVFVGVAAAKYHTIVLGVDGEVFTWGHRLVTPRRVVIARNIKKIGSTPLKFHRKERLHVVSIAAGMVHSMALTDDGAVFCWLSSDPNLRCRQLYSLCGRTMVSISAGKYWTAAVTATGDVYRWDGKDGKDEQPVATRLHGAKKASSVSVGETHLLFISSLYHPTYPPSVLHHSQNLKLKVDDELEELEVNFVYDDAETDNALFTIQEENTGTLPVPSLKSLCEKVAAEFLVEPHSAIQLLEIADSLGADDLRKHCEDIVIRNLDYILTVSTHAVATASLDILASLEKSRDLKSSELWSYRRLPTPTATFPAVINSEEEDNEDGFIRTSDNHNKLLTSMKDKYQRLDNFLHPDEDVNQGICRQVRALRKKLQQIEILEEKQANGFHLDNQQIAKIQTRSSLESSLAELGSPVSSITTKAASPINSDGKANKKVEASRKQRRKSKHKVTEAEVMSGNDEIHVEANPVKGFSPLDISWLKQKEDAVLEVSVTKQVNNEESFIQKGFDNMPSKISSPAASKKKKKKGGLSMFLSGALDDSPKVAVPSPPTPKVEGPAWGGNKISKGRTSLRDIQDEQSKTMEYKTTRNKDQVDEHSKTKEYKPFRNKDQVEDPLDGKSGGKVLLSSFLPSTPIPMVSPGAASQVPDGERGTPPWASSGTPPLMSRPSLRDIQWQQHGKQQQSLAHSPKTRTTGFSVNTSPTCPSDSAVSNKWFKPEVDVPSSIRSIQIEERAMKDLKRFYSNVKLVKNQS from the exons ATGGAGGAAATTGTGGTCCTGCATGGTTCAAAACAGAACTCACAGTTCTCTGTCCGTAAATACTTGCCAAGCGGGTCCACCAAAGATCCTTGGCTTGTTGTCCGTGAAGGGTCGGTGGCTGATGTAGATGCCTCATTAGCACTACTGAAAAAGAATGGGGGAAATATCAACACAAGGAATGCGTTTGGTCTAACCCTTCTTCATATTGCGACTTGGAGAAATCATGTTCCAATAGTGAGGAGGCTACTTGAGGCTGGCGCAGACCCTAATGCTAGG GATGGAGAATCGGGATGGACAAGCCTTCATCGAGCTCTGCATTTTGGTTATCTTGCAGTGGCGAGTGTCCTTCTCCAGGAGGGTGCATCTATCACATCGGAAGACTTCAAATCTCGTACACCTGTTGATCTTCTCTCTGGTCCTGTGCTGCAGACTTTAGGAAATGAAGAGAATTCAG CTACAGAATTGTTTAGCTGGGGAAGTGGTGTTAATTATCAACTTGGAACTGGAAACGCACATATTCAGAAGTTGCCATGTAAAGTTGATTCACTTCATGGTTCTTTTATTAAATTAGTTTCTGCTGCAAAGTTTCATAGTGTAGCAGTTAGTGCTAAAGGGGAAGTTTATACTTGGGGGTATGGAAGAGGAGGGCGGCTTGGGCATCCGGATTTTGATATCCACAg CGGTCAAGCTGCTGTTATTACTCCCCGGAAAGTGACTTCTGGTTTAGGGTCCCGTCGAGTTAAGGCAATTGCAGCAGCTAAACATCACACTGTTGTTGCAACAGAGGGTGGCGAGGTGTTCACTTGGGGTTCCAATAGAG AGGGTCAACTTGGTTATACATCGGTGGATAGCCAAGCCACGCCTCGGAGAGTTAGTTCCTTAAAGTCAAAGATAGTTGCTGTTGCAGCAGCAAACAAACATACTGCTGTGGTTTCTGAGTCTGGTGAGGTCTTTACATGGGGCTGCAATAAAGATGGCCAACTTGGATATGGAACTTCCAATTCTGGCTGGAATTACACTCCAAGAGTGGTTGAATACTTGAAAGGAAAAGTTTTTGTTGGAGTTGCAGCAGCTAAATATCACACAATTGTTTTGGGAGTTGATGGAGAG GTGTTCACTTGGGGTCATCGACTTGTTACTCCTAGGCGTGTAGTGATAGCTAGAAATATCAAAAAGATAGGGAGCACACCATTAAAGTTTCATCGCAAGGAACGGCTTCATGTAGTTTCTATAGCTGCTGGGATGGTACATAGCATGGCTCTTACAGATGATGGTGCAGTATTTTGTTGGTTGTCATCAGATCCTAATCTACGATGTCGACAG CTCTATTCGCTTTGTGGAAGGACTATGGTCAGTATATCTGCCGGGAAGTATTGGACTGCCGCGGTAACTGCTACTGGTGATGTATATAGGTGGGATGGCAAGGATGGGAAGGATGAGCAACCTGTAGCAACGCGGTTACATGGTGCAAAAAAAGCATCTTCAGTTTCTGTCGGCGAGACGCATCTTTTATTTATCAGTTCTCTCTATCATCCTACTTACCCTCCCAGTGTTCTCCATCATTCTCAAAATCTCAAACTAAAGGTTGACGATGAATTGGAAGAATTAGAGgtaaattttgtttatgatgATGCGGAAACCGATAATGCCCTATTTACCATACAAGAGGAGAACACGGGAACCTTACCTGTTCCGAGTTTGAAAAGCCTATGTGAGAAAGTGGCAGCAGAGTTTTTGGTGGAGCCGCATAGTGCAATCCAACTTCTTGAGATCGCAGATTCGCTTGGAGCAGATGATCTGAGGAAGCACTGTGAG GATATTGTAATCCGCAACCTTGATTATATACTCACGGTCTCAACACATGCTGTTGCTACTGCTTCATTAGATATCTTAGCTTCCCTTGAGAAATCACGGGATTTAAAGTCATCAGAATTATGGAGTTACCGGCGGCTACCAACACCCACAGCTACTTTTCCTGCTGTAATCAACAGTGAGGAAGAGGATAATGAGGATGGTTTTATAAGGACTTCCGACAACCACAACAAATTGTTAACCTCGATGAAAGATAAATACCAGAGACTAGACAACTTTCTTCATCCCGATGAAGATGTAAATCAAGGCATTTGTCGACAAGTACGAGCTCTGAGAAAGAAGTTGCAGCAGATTGAAATCCTTGAGGAGAAGCAGGCAAATGGATTTCACCTGGATAACCAGCAGATTGCGAAGATCCAAACAAGGTCTTCATTGGAGAGCTCACTTGCTGAACTTGGTTCACCAGTTAGTAGTATCACAACAAAAGCAGCATCTCCAATCAACTCAGATGGGAAAGCCAATAAAAAGGTGGAGGCATCTAGAAAACAAAGGAGGAAAAGTAAACATAAGGTAACAGAGGCGGAGGTGATGTCTGGCAATGATGAGATCCATGTTGAAGCGAATCCTGTCAAGGGTTTCTCCCCTCTTGATATATCTTGGTTGAAACAGAAG GAGGATGCCGTGCTTGAAGTAAGTGTCACTAAGCAAGTCAATAACGAAGAAAGCTTCATTCAAAAAGGTTTTGATAATATGCCAAGTAAAATTTCTTCACCTGCCgcttcaaaaaagaaaaagaagaagggtGGCCTTTCAATGTTTCTAAGTGGAGCTCTTGATGATTCTCCCAAAGTTGCGGTTCCTTCACCACCAACTCCCAAAGTTGAGGGCCCTGCGTGGGGCGGTAATAAAATATCAAAGGGGCGCACCTCTCTTCGTGATATACAGGATGAACAGAGTAAAACTATGGAATATAAGACTACTAGGAACAAAGATCAAGTAGATGAACATAGTAAAACTAAGGAATATAAGCCTTTTAGGAACAAAGATCAAGTAGAGGATCCTTTGGATGGTAAAAGTGGGGGAAAAGTGTTACTGAGCTCATTCTTGCCTTCCACTCCGATACCTATGGTTTCCCCTGGTGCAGCATCTCAGGTACCTGACGGTGAAAGAGGAACCCCTCCTTGGGCTTCTTCGGGGACCCCACCTCTTATGTCTCGCCCATCTCTGAGGGACATCCAATGGCAACAG caTGGAAAACAACAGCAAAGTCTGGCCCACAGTCCAAAGACAAGAACTACTGGGTTTTCGGTAAATACTAGCCCAACATGCCCATCAGATTCCGCAGTTTCTAATAAGTGGTTCAAGCCAGAGGTTGATGTACCCTCATCGATCCGCTCAATTCAAATCGAAGAGAGGGCTATGAAAGACCTTAAACGCTTCTACAGCAATGTCAAACTTGTTAAGAACCAGTCTTGA
- the LOC108227038 gene encoding blue copper protein, which translates to MASYNLFIVLALASVTATMASTEFWVGGSSGWTINVDYQAWAADKVFHVGDSLVFNYTQGAHNVFKVNGTAFASCIKPASNEALTSGHDVITLASTGKKWYICGVKTHCSEFKQKLVINVEEAVEAPAPAPTSSAPGIFASSYQVFLAAAVAVGIIAVM; encoded by the exons ATGGCTTCTTACAACCTTTTCATCGTTCTTGCCCTTGCCTCCGTTACTGCCACCATGGCCTCAACCGAATTCTGGGTTGGAGGTTCCAGCGGCTGGACCATCAACGTTGATTATCAAGCCTGGGCTGCTGACAAAGTGTTCCATGTCGGAGATTCACTGG TTTTCAACTACACTCAAGGAGCACACAATGTATTCAAAGTGAACGGAACTGCATTCGCTAGCTGCATCAAACCAGCATCAAATGAAGCACTGACGAGCGGACATGATGTGATCACACTGGCCAGCACTGGGAAAAAATGGTACATTTGTGGAGTAAAAACTCACTGCTCTGAGTTCAAACAGAAGCTGGTGATCAATGTTGAGGAGGCAGTAGAAGCTCCTGCACCAGCTCCAACTAGCTCTGCTCCAGGGATTTTCGCATCTTCGTATCAAGTGTTTTTGGCAGCTGCTGTTGCAGTTGGGATCATCGCTGTTATGTGA